From the Streptococcus oralis ATCC 35037 genome, one window contains:
- a CDS encoding NUDIX hydrolase, with protein MPQLATICYIDNGKELLMLHRNKKPNDVHEGKWIGVGGKLERGETPQECAAREILEETGLKAKPVLKGVITFPEFTPDLDWYTYVFKVTEFEGDLIDCNEGTLEWVPYDEVLSKPTWEGDHTFVEWLLEDKPFFSAKFVYDGDKLLDTQVDFYE; from the coding sequence ATGCCTCAGTTAGCGACGATTTGCTACATTGATAACGGAAAAGAACTGCTCATGCTCCATCGCAATAAGAAGCCCAACGATGTCCATGAAGGCAAATGGATTGGTGTGGGTGGAAAGCTAGAGCGAGGTGAGACTCCACAGGAATGTGCAGCGCGTGAAATCCTCGAAGAAACAGGGCTCAAAGCCAAGCCAGTACTTAAAGGTGTTATCACTTTTCCTGAATTTACGCCAGATTTAGACTGGTACACCTATGTTTTTAAGGTGACAGAGTTCGAGGGTGACTTGATTGACTGCAATGAGGGGACCTTAGAATGGGTTCCCTATGATGAAGTCTTAAGCAAGCCAACTTGGGAGGGTGATCACACCTTTGTTGAGTGGCTTTTAGAAGATAAACCTTTCTTTTCAGCAAAGTTTGTTTATGATGGGGATAAATTGTTGGATACCCAAGTTGATTTCTATGAATAA
- a CDS encoding uracil-DNA glycosylase, translating to MQHSSWHALIKEQLPEGYFGKINQFMEQVYAQGTVYPPKEKVFQALLTTPLEEVKVVILGQDPYHGPGQAQGLSFSVPDSIPAPPSLQNILKELSDDIGVKKSHDLTSWAEQGVLLLNACLTVPAGQANGHAGQIWEPFTDAVIRVVNNLDRPVVFVLWGAYARKKKALVTNPHHLVIESAHPSPLSVYRGFWGSKPFSKANAFLKETGQVPIDWFR from the coding sequence ATGCAACACTCATCATGGCATGCTTTGATTAAGGAGCAATTACCTGAAGGTTATTTTGGGAAAATCAATCAATTTATGGAACAGGTCTATGCTCAGGGAACTGTTTATCCACCTAAGGAAAAAGTTTTTCAGGCTCTCTTGACTACACCGCTTGAAGAAGTGAAGGTGGTGATTCTAGGGCAAGACCCCTATCACGGGCCAGGTCAAGCGCAGGGTTTGAGTTTTTCTGTACCTGACTCAATCCCAGCTCCGCCGTCCTTGCAAAACATTTTAAAAGAATTGTCAGATGATATCGGCGTTAAGAAATCTCATGATTTGACGTCTTGGGCTGAGCAGGGAGTCTTGCTTCTCAATGCTTGCTTGACGGTTCCTGCTGGGCAGGCCAATGGTCATGCTGGGCAGATATGGGAGCCATTTACAGATGCTGTGATTCGGGTTGTCAATAATCTAGACAGACCTGTAGTCTTTGTACTCTGGGGTGCTTATGCACGCAAGAAGAAGGCCTTGGTTACCAATCCTCACCACTTGGTTATCGAATCAGCCCATCCTAGTCCTTTATCGGTTTATAGAGGATTTTGGGGTTCCAAGCCTTTTTCCAAGGCCAATGCATTCTTAAAAGAGACAGGACAAGTGCCAATCGATTGGTTTAGATAA
- a CDS encoding YjjG family noncanonical pyrimidine nucleotidase, which translates to MPYKFLLFDLDHTLLDFDAAEDVALTQLLKEEGVADIQAYKDYYVPMNKALWKELEQKKISKQELVNTRFSRLFAHFGQEKDGRLLAQRYQFYLAQQGQTLSGAHELLDSLIERDYDLYAATNGITAIQTGRLAQSGLAPYFNQVFISEQLQTQKPDALFYEKIGQQITGFYKEKALMIGDSLTADIQGGNNAGIDTIWYNPHRLENHTQVQPTYEVHSYQDLLDCLDKL; encoded by the coding sequence TTGCCCTACAAATTTCTACTCTTCGACCTTGACCACACCTTGCTTGATTTTGATGCTGCTGAGGATGTGGCTTTGACGCAACTTCTAAAGGAAGAAGGAGTTGCGGACATTCAAGCCTATAAAGACTATTATGTTCCTATGAACAAGGCTCTCTGGAAGGAGTTGGAGCAAAAGAAAATCAGTAAACAAGAGCTGGTTAACACGCGCTTTTCTCGTCTATTTGCGCATTTTGGACAGGAAAAAGACGGTAGGTTACTTGCTCAGCGTTACCAATTTTACTTAGCCCAACAGGGACAAACTCTTTCGGGTGCTCATGAACTCTTGGACAGCCTCATCGAACGTGATTATGATTTGTATGCTGCGACAAATGGGATTACTGCCATCCAGACGGGTCGTCTGGCTCAATCAGGTCTGGCTCCCTATTTCAACCAAGTCTTTATCTCTGAGCAGTTGCAAACGCAAAAACCTGATGCACTATTCTATGAAAAAATTGGTCAACAGATTACTGGATTTTATAAAGAAAAGGCCCTGATGATTGGAGATTCTCTAACCGCCGACATTCAAGGTGGCAATAATGCTGGAATTGATACTATCTGGTACAACCCTCATCGCCTTGAAAATCACACACAAGTCCAGCCAACTTATGAAGTCCATTCTTACCAAGACTTGCTGGATTGTTTAGATAAACTGTAA
- a CDS encoding AI-2E family transporter: MNLVKKYTPLILFIGLVALVILNASSFISGAISLFDVTSTLIYGAVIAFVLNVPMKKIEQFLVKMKVKAELCRPIAMVLVFLALILIVIGLLVLILPTLSQTISQLGTVLSTVLTKLGKLLDSSEFVTKDMLSTIVSGIQGESSSISQALIGFLSGLTSNIGNIFSSLMNAFLIIVFTFSFLSSKEHLAEMTSRLLKVLLPEKVVIKLTYVGQVALETYDQFLMSQLIEAVIIGVMVAVGYSLFGLPYGVMTGIFAGVLSFIPYVGPMIACVVGAIFIFTVSPTQALLSILLYQVIQLIEGNLIYPRVVGQSIGLPALFTLAAASIGGNLFGLLGMIFFTPIFAVIYRLVKEFVVAKENQLDKK; encoded by the coding sequence ATGAACTTAGTTAAAAAATATACCCCGTTAATCCTTTTTATAGGGCTGGTTGCTCTTGTAATTCTGAATGCATCGAGCTTTATATCAGGAGCAATCTCTCTCTTTGATGTAACATCAACCTTGATTTATGGTGCTGTTATTGCTTTTGTGCTTAATGTTCCTATGAAAAAAATTGAACAGTTCCTAGTTAAAATGAAGGTAAAGGCAGAGTTGTGTCGTCCTATTGCCATGGTTCTTGTTTTCCTAGCTCTTATCTTGATCGTGATTGGTCTTTTGGTTTTGATACTGCCAACCCTATCTCAGACTATTAGTCAGCTGGGAACAGTCCTTTCAACTGTCCTCACTAAACTTGGGAAATTGCTAGACAGCTCGGAATTTGTAACCAAAGACATGTTGTCAACTATCGTATCAGGCATACAGGGAGAATCTAGTTCTATTAGCCAAGCTTTGATAGGTTTTTTATCAGGTCTGACTAGTAATATCGGCAATATTTTTTCAAGTTTGATGAATGCTTTCCTGATTATAGTCTTCACATTTTCATTTTTATCTAGTAAGGAACATTTGGCTGAGATGACGAGTCGACTTCTAAAAGTTTTACTTCCAGAGAAGGTGGTGATAAAGTTGACTTACGTTGGACAAGTAGCACTAGAGACTTATGACCAATTTTTGATGAGTCAGCTGATTGAAGCGGTTATAATAGGAGTTATGGTAGCGGTTGGCTATAGCCTATTTGGCCTACCTTATGGGGTAATGACAGGTATCTTTGCAGGAGTGCTATCGTTCATTCCTTATGTAGGGCCTATGATTGCTTGTGTTGTGGGAGCGATTTTTATCTTCACAGTGAGTCCTACTCAAGCCTTACTTTCCATTCTTCTATATCAAGTTATACAGCTGATTGAAGGAAACCTTATTTATCCTAGAGTTGTAGGTCAGTCTATTGGTTTGCCAGCTCTTTTCACACTTGCAGCAGCTAGTATCGGAGGCAATCTCTTTGGCTTACTTGGGATGATATTCTTTACACCGATATTTGCTGTTATCTATCGATTGGTTAAGGAATTTGTCGTTGCAAAGGAAAATCAGCTAGATAAAAAATAA
- a CDS encoding Imm70 family immunity protein translates to MSVGLMVGYNWWTIGEGSLFNSFFSTIYVRLENNEWGSRYPVIMNKLYWGDVPFESVERGIEELLSIQEELKKFLPQDVIWDFEDLSLTPPWGNNIAEHITNLSHYFITSSGKDLIEVLLTSFSFSLEHGQNVSVKSI, encoded by the coding sequence ATGTCTGTAGGGTTAATGGTTGGTTATAATTGGTGGACTATAGGAGAAGGGAGTCTTTTTAATTCATTCTTTTCGACTATTTATGTTCGCTTAGAAAATAATGAGTGGGGAAGTAGATACCCAGTAATAATGAATAAGCTTTACTGGGGAGATGTTCCTTTTGAATCTGTTGAAAGAGGAATAGAGGAGTTGTTATCTATCCAAGAGGAGTTGAAAAAATTTCTCCCTCAGGATGTTATATGGGATTTTGAAGATTTGTCACTCACTCCTCCTTGGGGAAATAATATCGCAGAGCATATAACAAATTTATCGCATTATTTCATAACGAGTTCCGGAAAAGATTTAATAGAAGTTTTGCTGACTAGTTTTAGCTTTTCACTTGAGCACGGTCAAAATGTGAGTGTAAAAAGTATTTGA
- a CDS encoding ClbS/DfsB family four-helix bundle protein produces MPRPKTKEELVLASKENYEKLNLLISQLSEEELQTPFDFSKDQKKKEAHWKRDKNLRDVLIHLYEWHQLLLSWVYSNQKGHERSFLPEPYNWKTYGEMNVAIWKKHQKTSLEEATKLLEQSHEEVLELMEGFSNDQLFTKGFYKWTGGTSLGSYFVSSTSSHYDWALKKLKAHQKNCKKR; encoded by the coding sequence ATGCCTAGACCAAAAACAAAAGAGGAGCTAGTGTTAGCCTCTAAGGAAAACTATGAAAAACTTAATCTCCTAATTTCTCAGTTAAGTGAAGAAGAGCTACAGACTCCTTTTGATTTTTCAAAAGACCAAAAGAAAAAAGAAGCTCACTGGAAAAGAGATAAAAATTTACGGGACGTTCTGATCCATCTCTATGAATGGCATCAGTTACTTTTGAGCTGGGTTTATTCTAATCAAAAGGGACATGAACGATCTTTTCTTCCTGAGCCTTATAATTGGAAAACTTATGGAGAAATGAATGTCGCTATTTGGAAGAAGCACCAGAAAACATCTTTAGAAGAAGCGACTAAACTACTAGAGCAATCGCATGAAGAGGTTTTAGAGTTGATGGAAGGCTTCAGCAATGACCAACTCTTTACCAAAGGTTTCTATAAGTGGACGGGAGGGACAAGTCTAGGTTCCTACTTTGTCAGTAGTACCTCCAGTCACTATGACTGGGCTCTGAAAAAACTCAAAGCTCATCAGAAAAATTGTAAGAAACGTTAA
- a CDS encoding AraC family transcriptional regulator, whose protein sequence is MMHQFNQTMDYLEQQLTGEVDMKRFQQLSGYSYPLFSRIFSIMADMTLAEYLRNRRLSEAVTDLREGSEKVIDIAMKYGYESADAFSTAFKKFHGATPSEVRNGKPYRVFPRLQLSLKITGGKNMDIKIQKKPAFTVAGVLLEAIDNSKCPSAWEHLYAHHSLESLESLGSGQSFGVCSDVKEGEIINYMAAYDVTDKTKAEELGLSIKEIPEAEYAIVPVKGAIPASIHHAWKYVLEVFFPETGYRHSGAPDFEVYFKGDMSSPDYQMELWIPVIRD, encoded by the coding sequence ATGATGCATCAATTCAATCAAACCATGGATTATTTGGAGCAGCAACTGACTGGAGAAGTGGATATGAAAAGATTTCAGCAGTTATCGGGCTATTCTTATCCTCTTTTTAGCAGAATCTTTTCCATCATGGCTGATATGACCTTGGCAGAATATTTGCGCAATCGCAGGCTATCAGAAGCTGTGACAGACTTGCGGGAAGGCTCTGAGAAAGTCATTGACATAGCAATGAAATACGGCTATGAGTCTGCTGACGCCTTCAGCACAGCCTTCAAGAAATTCCATGGTGCAACCCCCTCAGAAGTTCGAAATGGAAAACCTTATCGGGTCTTTCCTAGACTTCAATTATCCTTAAAAATTACAGGAGGAAAGAACATGGATATCAAGATTCAAAAGAAACCTGCATTTACCGTGGCAGGCGTCCTATTGGAAGCTATTGACAATAGCAAATGCCCGTCTGCTTGGGAGCATCTCTATGCCCATCACAGCTTGGAAAGCCTAGAAAGTTTAGGCAGTGGCCAATCCTTTGGCGTCTGCTCGGATGTCAAAGAAGGCGAAATCATTAACTATATGGCTGCTTATGATGTGACGGATAAAACTAAAGCAGAAGAACTAGGTCTGTCCATCAAAGAAATTCCAGAAGCTGAATATGCCATCGTACCAGTCAAGGGGGCTATACCAGCTAGCATCCACCATGCTTGGAAATACGTCTTAGAAGTCTTTTTCCCGGAAACTGGTTATCGCCATTCAGGAGCCCCAGACTTTGAAGTTTATTTCAAAGGAGATATGTCGTCCCCAGACTACCAAATGGAACTCTGGATACCAGTCATCAGGGACTAG
- a CDS encoding YkgJ family cysteine cluster protein — MSKEIDIEYYHQLALQKQKEHRKVLANLKKKPPKKLDKIAQQIHQEVFAEIDCTACANCCKTLGPDFKEADITRIAKYFKMKLPAFEAEFLQVDEDGDKVFKSMPCPFLGGDNLCSIYDVRPKACREFPHTDRKKIHQINHLTIKNTLTCPAAYLFVEKLKDKL; from the coding sequence ATGTCTAAAGAGATTGATATTGAGTATTACCACCAACTAGCACTGCAAAAGCAGAAGGAGCACCGCAAAGTGTTAGCTAATCTAAAGAAAAAACCTCCTAAAAAATTAGATAAGATTGCGCAGCAGATTCACCAAGAAGTCTTTGCAGAGATTGATTGTACTGCCTGTGCCAACTGTTGCAAGACTTTGGGACCAGACTTTAAAGAGGCAGACATCACCCGTATCGCTAAGTACTTTAAGATGAAATTACCAGCCTTTGAAGCAGAGTTTTTACAGGTGGATGAAGATGGGGACAAGGTTTTCAAATCCATGCCTTGCCCCTTTCTAGGAGGAGATAATCTCTGCTCCATCTATGACGTTCGTCCCAAGGCCTGTCGTGAATTCCCCCATACAGACCGTAAAAAGATCCACCAAATCAACCATTTGACGATTAAGAATACCTTGACCTGCCCTGCAGCCTATCTCTTTGTTGAGAAATTAAAAGATAAGTTATAG
- the eno gene encoding surface-displayed alpha-enolase, protein MSIITDVYAREVLDSRGNPTLEVEVYTESGAFGRGMVPSGASTGEHEAVELRDGDKSRYGGLGTQKAVDNVNNIIAEAIIGYDVRDQQAIDRAMIALDGTPNKGKLGANAILGVSIAVARAAADYLEIPLYSYLGGFNTKVLPTPMMNIINGGSHSDAPIAFQEFMIVPAGAPSFKEALRWGAEIFHALKKILKSRGLETAVGDEGGFAPRFEGTEDGVETILAAIEAAGYVPGKDVFIGFDCASSEFYDKERKVYDYTKFEGEGAAVRTAAEQIDYLEELVNKYPIITIEDGMDENDWDGWKALTERLGGKVQLVGDDFFVTNTSYLEKGIAEGAANSILIKVNQIGTLTETFDAIEMAKEAGYTAVVSHRSGETEDSTIADIAVATNAGQIKTGSLSRTDRIAKYNQLLRIEDQLGEVAEYRGLKSFYNLKK, encoded by the coding sequence ATGTCAATTATTACTGATGTTTACGCTCGCGAAGTCCTAGACTCACGCGGTAACCCAACACTTGAAGTAGAAGTTTATACTGAATCAGGTGCTTTCGGACGTGGTATGGTTCCTTCAGGAGCTTCTACTGGTGAACACGAAGCAGTTGAACTTCGCGACGGTGACAAATCTCGTTACGGTGGTCTTGGTACACAAAAAGCTGTTGACAACGTAAACAACATCATCGCTGAAGCAATCATCGGCTACGATGTACGTGACCAACAAGCTATCGACCGTGCTATGATCGCACTTGACGGTACTCCTAACAAAGGTAAATTGGGTGCAAACGCAATTCTTGGTGTGTCTATCGCTGTAGCTCGTGCTGCTGCTGACTACCTTGAAATCCCACTTTACAGCTACCTTGGTGGATTCAACACTAAAGTTCTTCCAACTCCAATGATGAACATCATCAACGGTGGTTCTCACTCTGACGCTCCAATCGCTTTCCAAGAATTCATGATCGTACCTGCTGGTGCACCATCATTCAAAGAAGCTCTTCGTTGGGGTGCTGAAATCTTCCACGCTCTTAAGAAAATTCTTAAATCTCGTGGTCTTGAAACAGCCGTAGGTGACGAAGGTGGATTCGCTCCTCGTTTCGAAGGAACTGAAGACGGTGTTGAAACTATCCTTGCTGCGATCGAAGCTGCTGGTTATGTTCCTGGTAAAGACGTATTTATCGGATTTGACTGTGCTTCATCAGAATTCTACGATAAAGAACGTAAAGTTTACGACTACACTAAATTCGAAGGTGAAGGAGCTGCTGTACGTACTGCTGCAGAACAAATCGACTACCTTGAAGAATTGGTAAACAAATACCCAATCATCACTATCGAAGATGGTATGGACGAAAACGACTGGGACGGTTGGAAAGCTCTTACTGAACGTCTTGGTGGTAAAGTTCAATTGGTTGGTGACGACTTCTTCGTAACAAACACTTCTTACCTTGAAAAAGGTATTGCAGAAGGTGCTGCTAACTCAATCCTTATCAAAGTTAACCAAATCGGTACTCTTACTGAAACATTTGATGCTATCGAAATGGCGAAAGAAGCTGGTTACACTGCCGTTGTATCACACCGTTCAGGTGAAACTGAAGATTCAACAATCGCTGACATCGCAGTTGCAACTAACGCAGGACAAATCAAGACTGGTTCACTTTCACGTACAGACCGTATCGCTAAATACAACCAATTGCTTCGTATCGAAGACCAACTTGGTGAAGTAGCTGAATACCGTGGATTGAAATCATTCTACAACCTTAAAAAATAA
- a CDS encoding DUF1694 domain-containing protein codes for MTDLSKQLLEKAHGGPKLNPDEQRRYLGTFEERVLGYADISTANSPELEHGFFSILEGFQEKVEELFVKISPNIEFDKQVFYLKQAKESNCQATIVSDDHITSPFGLVIHTNEPVQVDEKDLRLAFSSLWEEKKAEPPKKSIWKKWFG; via the coding sequence ATGACAGATTTATCAAAACAACTACTAGAAAAAGCTCATGGTGGGCCCAAATTAAACCCTGACGAACAACGCCGCTATCTCGGCACTTTCGAGGAAAGAGTTCTTGGCTACGCGGATATCAGTACTGCCAATAGTCCTGAATTAGAACATGGATTTTTCTCTATTTTAGAGGGTTTTCAAGAAAAGGTAGAGGAACTTTTTGTGAAAATCTCACCAAATATCGAGTTTGACAAACAGGTCTTTTACTTAAAACAAGCAAAGGAAAGCAACTGTCAGGCGACTATTGTTTCAGACGATCACATCACCTCTCCTTTCGGTCTTGTCATTCATACAAATGAACCTGTTCAAGTAGACGAAAAGGACCTTAGACTTGCATTCTCAAGCCTCTGGGAAGAGAAAAAGGCAGAGCCACCTAAAAAATCCATCTGGAAAAAATGGTTTGGTTAA
- a CDS encoding glycerate kinase: protein MKIVIAPDSFKESLTAEEVAQAIKRGFQKSIADVECLLCPVGDGGEGTVDAIRHSLELEEKWQEVTGPFGLKESMRYFHKDQIALFEVADLVGLGKIPREKRNPLHIQTKGIGELIRHLVDQGMKDIYVGVGGTASNDGGIGIAAGLGYRFYDKNGKELPACGQTLLEFELVSDSELYRIPEDVKIRILADVVSPLCGLQGATYTFGKQKGLDPALFETVDLAIQRFYEKFSPSTLSLKGAGAGGGIAAGLCAFAEATIVSGIDTCLDLIDFDKKVAGAYLVIVGEGRLDSQSFVGKAPIGVAKRTPEGVPVIAICGSLSEGLPSLPFENIQAAFSILEKSEPLEDSLKNARLYLEHTSTNIGRLLNLRKD from the coding sequence ATGAAAATTGTAATTGCACCCGATTCTTTTAAAGAAAGTTTGACGGCAGAAGAGGTTGCTCAAGCTATAAAAAGAGGATTCCAAAAATCGATAGCAGATGTAGAATGTCTGCTTTGCCCTGTAGGTGATGGTGGGGAAGGAACTGTAGACGCTATCCGACATTCTCTTGAACTCGAAGAAAAATGGCAAGAGGTGACAGGGCCTTTTGGGCTAAAAGAATCCATGCGCTACTTTCACAAAGATCAAATAGCGCTCTTCGAAGTTGCTGACTTGGTTGGTCTTGGGAAGATTCCGCGGGAGAAACGAAATCCCCTTCACATCCAAACCAAAGGTATCGGAGAGTTGATTCGTCATCTCGTTGATCAAGGGATGAAAGATATCTATGTCGGCGTTGGTGGTACGGCTAGTAATGACGGTGGGATAGGCATTGCTGCTGGTTTAGGTTATCGTTTTTATGATAAGAATGGAAAAGAATTGCCAGCTTGCGGTCAGACTTTGCTTGAATTCGAGTTAGTTTCAGACAGCGAGTTGTATAGGATACCTGAAGATGTGAAAATCCGCATTTTAGCAGATGTCGTGAGCCCTCTATGTGGTCTTCAAGGAGCGACCTATACATTTGGAAAACAAAAGGGCTTGGATCCTGCTTTGTTTGAGACAGTAGATTTGGCTATACAGCGGTTCTATGAAAAATTTTCACCATCAACCCTCTCTCTTAAAGGAGCAGGAGCCGGCGGTGGGATTGCGGCTGGGCTCTGTGCCTTTGCTGAGGCCACTATCGTATCTGGGATTGACACTTGCTTAGATTTGATTGACTTTGACAAGAAGGTTGCAGGGGCCTACTTGGTTATCGTTGGAGAAGGTAGACTGGACAGTCAAAGCTTTGTTGGAAAAGCTCCTATCGGTGTAGCAAAAAGAACTCCTGAAGGAGTTCCAGTTATCGCTATTTGTGGTAGTCTTTCCGAGGGTTTACCTTCCCTACCATTCGAAAATATCCAAGCAGCCTTTTCTATTTTAGAAAAAAGTGAACCTTTGGAAGACAGTCTGAAAAATGCAAGACTCTATTTGGAGCACACATCTACTAATATTGGTCGTTTATTAAATTTGAGGAAGGATTAA
- the serB gene encoding phosphoserine phosphatase SerB, translating into MSQVKGLCVMDVDGTLIAEEVIDLLGKEAGCEEEISQITSQAMRGELDFETSLRARVALLKGLPVSVFDTVFKSIHLSKNAQEFISILQKKGILVGLVSGGFTPIVERLAKSLGISYFSANQLEVKDGFLTGKLVGEIVTGQVKQVTLEKWKKELKLPKERTIAIGDGANDLLMLKSAGCSIAFCAKEVVKSEIACHVDTRELLEVLPLIDFLE; encoded by the coding sequence ATGTCTCAAGTAAAAGGCTTGTGTGTCATGGACGTTGACGGCACCCTGATAGCAGAAGAAGTGATTGATCTTTTAGGAAAAGAAGCAGGTTGCGAAGAAGAAATATCGCAGATTACAAGCCAGGCAATGCGAGGTGAACTGGACTTTGAAACAAGTTTACGAGCGAGGGTAGCTTTGTTAAAAGGCCTTCCGGTTTCGGTCTTTGATACTGTCTTCAAATCCATTCATCTGTCCAAGAATGCTCAAGAATTTATCTCCATACTTCAAAAGAAGGGCATTCTAGTCGGTCTAGTGTCTGGTGGCTTTACACCAATAGTTGAAAGATTAGCAAAATCCCTTGGTATTTCCTATTTCTCCGCCAACCAGTTGGAAGTCAAAGACGGTTTTTTAACAGGAAAATTAGTTGGTGAAATTGTGACAGGTCAAGTAAAACAAGTTACTCTTGAGAAATGGAAAAAAGAACTGAAACTTCCCAAAGAAAGAACGATTGCCATCGGTGATGGTGCCAATGACCTCTTGATGTTAAAGTCAGCAGGATGTAGTATTGCATTTTGTGCCAAAGAAGTCGTAAAATCCGAGATAGCTTGTCATGTAGATACGAGGGAGCTTTTAGAAGTTCTACCTTTGATTGATTTCTTAGAATGA
- the glgA gene encoding glycogen synthase GlgA encodes MKILFVAAEGAPFSKTGGLGDVIGALPKSLVKAGHEVAVFLPYYDMVEAKFGDQIEDVLHFEVSVGWRRQYCGIKKTVLNGVTFYFIDNQYYFFRGHVYGDFDDGERFAFFQLAALEAMERIGFIPDLLHVHDYHTAMIPFLLKEKYHWIQAYQGIRTVLTIHNLEFQGQFSEGMLWDLFGVGFERYADGTLRWNDCLNWMKAGILYADRVSTVSPSYAHEIMTSQFGCGLDQILRMESGKVSGIVNGIDADLYNPQTDPLLDYHFNKEDLSGKAQNKAKLQERVGLPVRADVPLVGIVSRLTRQKGFDVVVESLHRFLQEDVQIVLLGTGDPAFEHSFSWFAQVYPDKLSANITFDVKLAQEIYAACDLFLMPSRFEPCGLSQMMAMRYGTLPLVHEVGGLRDTVQSFNPIEGTGTGFSFDNLTPYWLNWSFQTALDVYKYQPEVWRNLQKQAMECDFSWDTACKSYLDLYHSLVN; translated from the coding sequence ATGAAAATTTTATTTGTAGCGGCAGAAGGAGCACCCTTTTCAAAAACAGGTGGTTTGGGCGATGTCATTGGTGCACTTCCCAAATCACTTGTAAAAGCGGGGCACGAAGTTGCAGTTTTCTTACCTTATTATGATATGGTAGAAGCAAAGTTTGGAGACCAGATTGAGGATGTTCTCCACTTTGAAGTTAGTGTAGGATGGCGTAGACAGTACTGTGGTATTAAGAAAACGGTCTTGAATGGGGTAACCTTCTACTTCATTGATAATCAGTATTATTTCTTCCGTGGTCATGTGTACGGTGATTTTGACGATGGTGAACGCTTTGCCTTCTTCCAACTGGCTGCTCTTGAAGCCATGGAACGCATCGGCTTTATCCCTGACCTTCTCCATGTTCATGATTACCACACAGCCATGATTCCCTTCTTGTTAAAAGAAAAGTACCATTGGATTCAGGCATATCAAGGAATCAGAACAGTTTTAACCATTCACAATTTGGAATTTCAAGGTCAATTTTCTGAAGGAATGTTATGGGATTTGTTCGGTGTTGGCTTTGAACGTTATGCTGATGGCACCCTTCGCTGGAATGATTGTCTCAACTGGATGAAAGCAGGCATTCTCTACGCGGATCGTGTCTCAACCGTTTCCCCTAGCTATGCGCACGAGATTATGACCAGTCAGTTTGGTTGCGGTTTGGACCAGATTCTTCGGATGGAGTCAGGTAAGGTTTCAGGTATAGTTAATGGTATTGACGCAGATCTTTATAATCCTCAAACAGACCCACTTTTAGATTATCATTTTAATAAAGAAGATTTGTCTGGAAAAGCTCAAAACAAAGCAAAATTACAAGAGAGAGTTGGGTTGCCTGTGCGAGCAGATGTTCCGCTAGTTGGGATTGTCTCTCGATTGACGCGCCAAAAAGGTTTTGATGTTGTTGTAGAAAGCTTGCATCGTTTCTTACAGGAGGACGTTCAAATAGTCCTTTTAGGAACAGGTGACCCAGCTTTTGAACATTCCTTCTCCTGGTTTGCGCAAGTCTATCCAGACAAACTATCAGCAAATATCACTTTTGACGTCAAGCTCGCTCAAGAAATCTACGCAGCTTGTGATCTCTTCCTCATGCCAAGTCGTTTTGAACCATGTGGCTTGTCTCAAATGATGGCGATGCGCTATGGAACTCTACCATTGGTTCATGAAGTGGGTGGCTTGCGTGATACGGTTCAATCCTTCAATCCAATCGAAGGAACTGGAACTGGATTTAGCTTTGATAATTTAACACCATACTGGCTTAACTGGAGTTTCCAAACAGCCTTGGATGTTTATAAGTACCAGCCGGAAGTTTGGAGAAATCTACAAAAACAAGCTATGGAATGCGATTTCTCATGGGATACAGCTTGTAAGTCTTATCTTGACTTGTACCATAGTTTAGTCAACTAA